A section of the Pseudomonas sp. Q1-7 genome encodes:
- a CDS encoding transmembrane sensor/regulator PpyR, translating to MTSLFGCPQRLLQWSHLFLWTGLIQLLLGIAGAYYLEAHLGLLMLVGAHGLSILGPTLIKLGYVMRLTAQYQMRKEERRLACALA from the coding sequence ATGACCAGCCTGTTTGGATGTCCCCAGCGTTTGCTGCAATGGTCCCACCTGTTTCTCTGGACCGGTCTGATCCAGCTGCTGCTGGGCATAGCCGGTGCCTACTACCTCGAAGCCCATCTCGGGTTGCTGATGCTGGTCGGGGCCCATGGTCTGTCGATCCTCGGGCCAACCCTGATCAAGCTGGGTTACGTCATGCGCCTCACTGCCCAGTACCAGATGCGCAAGGAAGAGCGGAGGCTGGCCTGTGCACTTGCTTGA
- the norR gene encoding nitric oxide reductase transcriptional regulator NorR, translating to MTTHPLLQTLIPLVSDLSRELPERERYRRLLEALRGLLPCDATALLRLDGDQLVPMAVDGLSQDTLGRRFKVSEHPRLQALMENRGVTRFAADCGLPDPYDGLVENHQDHLEVHDCMGCPLYLDDRPWGVLTLDAMDPSRFDGQDLEVLEGFASLAAATVKAAERMDSLTRRAQDEQQLAEVYRQAAGQARPHEMIGQSAAHKALVQEIKLVGGSDLTVLVSGETGVGKELVAQSIHGSSLRSRHPMISLNCAALPDTLVESELFGHVRGAFSGAVNDRKGKFELADGGTLFLDEVGELPLAIQAKLLRVLQSGQLQRVGSDREHLVNVRVIAATNRDLAEEVRTGRFRADLYHRLSVYPLRVPPLRERGRDVLLLTGFFLEENRARLGLRSLRLSQDAQAALLGYNWPGNVRELEHLIGRAALKALAACAERPRILTLTALDLALPGNQPTAATSPVEAPAVSAAGDLREAVDQYQRQLITASLERLQNNWAAAARELGLDRANLLRLAKRLGIK from the coding sequence ATGACAACCCACCCCCTGCTGCAGACCCTGATCCCGCTGGTCAGCGATCTGTCCCGCGAACTCCCGGAACGCGAACGCTATCGCCGACTACTGGAAGCCCTGCGCGGCCTGCTGCCCTGCGATGCGACCGCTCTGCTCCGGCTGGATGGCGACCAACTGGTGCCCATGGCCGTGGACGGACTCAGCCAGGACACCCTGGGGCGGCGCTTCAAGGTCTCCGAACACCCTCGTTTGCAGGCCCTGATGGAGAACCGCGGCGTTACCCGATTCGCGGCGGACTGCGGTCTACCGGACCCATACGACGGCCTGGTGGAGAATCACCAGGACCACCTGGAAGTGCACGACTGCATGGGTTGCCCGCTCTACCTGGACGACCGCCCCTGGGGCGTGCTGACCCTGGACGCCATGGACCCGTCGCGTTTCGATGGGCAGGATCTGGAAGTCCTCGAGGGCTTCGCCAGCCTGGCCGCCGCCACGGTGAAAGCCGCCGAGCGCATGGACAGCCTCACCCGCCGCGCCCAGGATGAGCAGCAACTGGCGGAGGTCTATCGCCAGGCGGCCGGCCAGGCCCGGCCACATGAAATGATCGGCCAGAGCGCCGCACACAAGGCCCTGGTACAAGAGATCAAGCTGGTCGGGGGCAGCGACCTCACCGTACTGGTCAGCGGCGAAACGGGCGTCGGCAAGGAACTGGTAGCCCAATCCATCCATGGCAGCTCGCTGCGTTCCCGTCACCCCATGATCAGCCTCAACTGCGCCGCACTACCCGACACCCTGGTGGAGAGCGAGCTGTTCGGTCACGTGCGGGGGGCGTTCTCCGGCGCGGTCAATGATCGCAAGGGCAAGTTCGAACTGGCCGATGGGGGCACCCTGTTCCTCGACGAAGTCGGCGAGCTGCCGCTAGCCATTCAGGCCAAGCTGCTGCGTGTGCTGCAGAGCGGACAGCTGCAACGCGTCGGCTCGGATCGCGAGCACCTTGTGAATGTCCGGGTCATCGCAGCCACCAACCGCGACCTGGCGGAGGAAGTGCGTACCGGCCGCTTCCGTGCCGATCTCTACCACCGTCTCAGTGTCTATCCACTGCGCGTCCCTCCCCTGCGGGAGCGTGGCCGCGATGTGCTGCTATTGACGGGATTCTTCCTCGAAGAGAACCGTGCTCGTCTCGGCTTGCGCAGCCTACGCCTGAGCCAGGACGCCCAGGCCGCGTTGCTTGGCTACAACTGGCCCGGTAATGTCCGGGAGCTGGAACACCTGATCGGACGCGCCGCCCTCAAAGCCCTGGCAGCCTGTGCAGAGCGTCCACGTATCCTCACCCTGACAGCCTTGGATCTAGCCCTACCCGGCAATCAGCCAACGGCCGCCACGAGCCCGGTAGAGGCGCCCGCGGTATCAGCGGCAGGGGACCTGCGCGAAGCCGTGGATCAGTACCAGCGGCAATTGATCACCGCCAGCCTGGAACGTCTGCAGAACAACTGGGCTGCCGCGGCCCGAGAACTGGGCCTGGATCGCGCCAACCTGCTGCGCCTGGCCAAGCGACTGGGCATCAAATGA
- a CDS encoding NAD(P)/FAD-dependent oxidoreductase, with product MIRINELSLPLDHSADELRKAIVKRLGISDADLLNFTVFKRSYDARKKNSVILFIYIIDLEARDEAAILARLADDHNIRPAPDTNYYPVGQAPADLSERPLVVGFGPCGLFAALVLAQMGFKPIVLERGKDVRRRTKDTWALWRKKVLTPESNVQFGEGGAGLFSDGKLYSQIKDPKFYARKVMHEFVRAGAPEEIMYVSKPHIGTFRLTGVVSTMREEIIALGGEVRFESKVTDLVINDGQLEGVVLASGETIRSRHVVLALGHSSRDTFRMLHRQGVFIEAKPFAVGFRIEHPQGMIDEARLGKYAGHPELGAADYKLVHHAKNGRAVYSFCMCPGGTVVAATSEPERVVTNGMSQYSRNERNANAGIVVGINPEQDFPGGPLAGVEFQERLESRAYELGGNDYCAPAQLVGDFIRGVPSTEFGEVEPSYKPGVRLGDLAPSLPDYAIEAIREALPAFGKQIRGFDRADAVLTGIETRTSSPVRITRDHETLQSLNLRGLYPAGEGAGYAGGILSAGVDGIKVAEALAKSILSEIEKTDVQTH from the coding sequence ATGATTCGCATCAACGAACTGTCTCTGCCCCTCGATCATTCCGCCGATGAATTGCGCAAGGCCATCGTCAAACGCCTGGGTATCAGCGACGCCGATCTGCTGAACTTCACCGTTTTCAAGCGCAGCTACGATGCCCGCAAGAAAAACAGCGTCATTCTGTTCATCTACATCATCGATCTGGAGGCCCGCGACGAGGCGGCGATTCTGGCGCGACTGGCCGATGACCACAACATCCGCCCGGCCCCGGACACCAACTACTACCCGGTAGGGCAGGCGCCGGCCGACCTGAGCGAGCGACCGCTGGTGGTGGGCTTTGGCCCCTGCGGCCTGTTCGCGGCGCTGGTGCTGGCGCAGATGGGCTTCAAACCCATCGTGCTGGAGCGCGGCAAGGACGTGCGCCGCCGCACCAAGGACACCTGGGCGCTATGGCGCAAAAAGGTCCTGACCCCGGAATCCAACGTGCAGTTCGGCGAGGGCGGTGCCGGCCTGTTCTCGGACGGCAAGCTCTACAGCCAGATCAAGGACCCCAAGTTCTACGCCCGCAAGGTCATGCACGAGTTCGTTCGCGCCGGCGCCCCGGAAGAAATCATGTACGTGAGCAAGCCGCACATCGGGACCTTCCGCCTTACCGGCGTGGTGTCCACCATGCGCGAGGAGATCATCGCCCTCGGCGGCGAGGTGCGTTTCGAAAGCAAGGTGACCGACCTGGTGATCAACGACGGCCAGCTGGAGGGGGTGGTGCTGGCCAGCGGCGAGACGATCCGCAGTCGCCATGTCGTCCTGGCGCTGGGCCACAGCTCCCGCGATACCTTCCGCATGTTGCACCGGCAGGGCGTGTTCATCGAGGCCAAGCCCTTTGCCGTCGGTTTCCGCATCGAACACCCGCAAGGCATGATCGACGAGGCGCGCCTGGGCAAGTACGCCGGCCATCCGGAACTCGGCGCCGCCGACTACAAACTGGTGCATCACGCGAAGAATGGCCGCGCCGTCTACAGCTTCTGCATGTGCCCCGGCGGCACTGTGGTGGCGGCCACGTCCGAGCCGGAGCGCGTCGTTACCAACGGCATGAGCCAGTACTCGCGCAACGAACGCAATGCAAACGCCGGCATAGTCGTCGGCATCAACCCGGAGCAGGACTTCCCGGGCGGGCCGCTGGCCGGGGTGGAGTTTCAGGAACGCCTGGAGTCCCGCGCCTATGAGCTGGGCGGCAACGATTACTGCGCGCCCGCGCAACTGGTGGGCGACTTCATTCGCGGTGTGCCGTCGACTGAGTTCGGCGAGGTGGAACCCTCCTACAAACCCGGCGTGCGCCTGGGCGATCTCGCGCCTTCGCTGCCGGACTACGCAATCGAGGCCATTCGCGAGGCCCTGCCGGCCTTCGGCAAGCAGATTCGCGGTTTCGATCGCGCTGACGCGGTGCTCACCGGCATCGAAACCCGCACCTCCTCTCCGGTGCGCATCACCCGCGACCACGAGACGCTGCAGAGCCTGAACCTGCGCGGCCTGTATCCGGCCGGTGAGGGCGCCGGTTATGCGGGGGGCATCCTGTCGGCGGGGGTGGATGGCATCAAGGTCGCCGAAGCCTTGGCCAAGTCGATTCTGTCTGAAATCGAAAAGACCGACGTGCAGACCCACTGA
- the rlmE gene encoding 23S rRNA (uridine(2552)-2'-O)-methyltransferase RlmE, with protein MKRTKSSRRWLDEHVNDPYVKKAQKDGYRSRASYKLIELNDKDKLIRPGMLVMDLGSAPGGWSQVAGRIVGENGRVLASDILPMDPLDNVDFIQGDFTDDAVFAQILDMLDGRQPDLIISDIAPNISGVAAADQASSMYLVELVLDMVRQVLKPNGNFLVKVFQGEGSDEFLKDVRTSFEKVVVRKPEASRPRSREVYLVGKGFKG; from the coding sequence ATGAAACGAACCAAAAGCAGCCGCCGCTGGCTGGATGAACACGTCAACGATCCTTACGTAAAGAAGGCTCAGAAGGATGGGTATCGCTCCCGCGCCAGCTACAAGCTGATCGAGCTGAATGACAAGGACAAGCTGATTCGCCCCGGCATGCTGGTCATGGATCTGGGCTCCGCGCCCGGCGGCTGGTCGCAGGTGGCCGGACGTATCGTCGGCGAGAACGGGCGGGTGCTGGCCAGCGACATTCTGCCGATGGACCCGTTGGACAACGTCGACTTCATTCAGGGCGACTTTACCGACGACGCCGTGTTCGCCCAGATTCTCGACATGCTCGATGGCAGGCAGCCCGACCTGATCATCTCCGACATCGCCCCCAACATCAGCGGCGTCGCTGCGGCCGACCAGGCCTCCTCGATGTACCTGGTCGAACTCGTCCTCGACATGGTCCGGCAGGTGCTCAAGCCCAATGGCAATTTCCTGGTCAAGGTCTTCCAGGGCGAAGGCTCTGACGAATTCCTGAAGGACGTTCGCACCTCGTTCGAAAAGGTGGTGGTCCGCAAACCAGAAGCGTCACGGCCACGGTCGAGGGAGGTCTATCTGGTGGGCAAGGGGTTCAAAGGCTAA
- the queD gene encoding 6-carboxytetrahydropterin synthase QueD encodes MEIFKEFIFEAAHRLPHVPAGHKCGRLHGHSFRVAIYIEGEPDPHTGWIRDFSELKTIFKPLYEQLDHNYLNEIPGLENPTSEVLAKWIWQQLKPLLPELSRIRIHETCTSGCEYRGD; translated from the coding sequence GTGGAAATTTTCAAGGAATTCATCTTCGAAGCCGCACACCGGCTCCCTCACGTGCCCGCGGGCCACAAGTGCGGTCGCCTGCACGGTCACTCTTTCCGTGTGGCCATCTATATCGAAGGTGAGCCCGACCCTCATACCGGCTGGATCCGCGACTTCTCCGAGCTCAAGACCATTTTCAAGCCACTTTACGAACAGCTCGATCACAACTATCTCAACGAGATTCCTGGCCTGGAAAACCCCACCAGTGAAGTCCTCGCCAAATGGATCTGGCAACAACTCAAGCCTCTGCTCCCGGAGCTCTCCCGCATCCGCATCCATGAGACCTGCACCAGTGGCTGCGAGTATCGCGGCGACTGA
- a CDS encoding TrmH family RNA methyltransferase yields MKFDDIKKLHQKKYRAEFGHFLVEGEHLLLELQKAAQQSPQLLRSQLYVTGAYEHWQSPFETHVISDRQMAHIADTKTPQGIIALVPMPAAEVPAAAPAKSERAVYLHEIQDPGNLGTILRTLAWFGNFRCLLSPGSVDPYNPKVVRASMGAIFHAPMELDVELNSLRTRFERIACLDMQGERVQSASFKEFDCYLFGNEARGVPREQLIALNAQPFTIPGCGAIESLNLATTVNMCAYELNR; encoded by the coding sequence ATGAAATTCGATGACATTAAAAAGCTCCACCAGAAAAAGTACCGGGCTGAGTTCGGGCATTTTCTGGTGGAGGGCGAGCATCTGTTGCTGGAGCTGCAGAAGGCGGCCCAGCAGAGTCCGCAGCTTCTGCGCAGTCAGCTGTATGTGACCGGCGCGTACGAGCACTGGCAGAGCCCCTTTGAAACCCACGTGATCAGCGACCGCCAGATGGCGCACATCGCCGACACCAAGACACCGCAGGGCATCATTGCGCTGGTGCCCATGCCGGCTGCTGAAGTGCCGGCTGCTGCACCTGCAAAAAGCGAGCGCGCCGTTTACCTGCATGAAATCCAGGACCCGGGTAATCTCGGCACCATTCTGCGAACCTTGGCCTGGTTCGGTAATTTTCGCTGCCTGCTCAGTCCTGGCAGCGTCGATCCGTACAACCCCAAAGTCGTGCGCGCCAGCATGGGCGCCATTTTCCATGCGCCCATGGAGCTGGATGTGGAGCTGAATTCGTTGCGCACGCGCTTTGAGCGCATCGCCTGCCTGGATATGCAGGGCGAGCGTGTGCAGTCCGCCAGCTTCAAGGAATTCGACTGCTACCTGTTCGGTAACGAAGCTCGCGGCGTGCCCCGCGAGCAACTGATCGCGCTGAATGCCCAGCCCTTTACGATTCCCGGCTGTGGCGCCATCGAGTCCCTGAACCTGGCGACGACTGTCAATATGTGCGCGTACGAGTTAAACAGATAG
- a CDS encoding YhfG family protein yields MPTPSLQDKKAYYAKVRRSNYAASLRLEGFEVTPADAERKLPSREAVLSAYRAGQD; encoded by the coding sequence ATGCCAACCCCATCCCTGCAGGACAAGAAGGCCTATTACGCCAAGGTGCGTCGATCCAATTACGCGGCCAGCTTGCGGCTGGAAGGCTTTGAGGTGACGCCGGCCGATGCCGAGCGCAAGTTGCCTTCCCGTGAAGCCGTGCTGAGTGCCTACCGCGCCGGACAGGACTGA
- a CDS encoding MBL fold metallo-hydrolase, whose protein sequence is MRIVVLLVLLCLGGCAKDLTGSEPTTRVSGLLEPKITYLGVGGWLLHWKGESLLFAPSFSNPAFPPVFVSANQSRIDRYMPESANTTAVLIGHAHYDHLMDVPWIIQRHAPKATAYGSTTAGHILAGAKPAPRFVDMERKMVPVMCGSRACPQVNPQEKWERAGHFRFMAIESQHAPHFAGIDLLPGSYGADLDDLPTYVRAWREGTTLAWLVDLLDEQGEPVYRIHYQDSASNPPYGFPPILQDGKGVDAAIICAASTDQVAQYPDALLKVLKPRLLLIGHWEDFFGNDPERPQLIRLQGHQQVELAGRLRKAYPNTVMPYPLTEVALPPPE, encoded by the coding sequence ATGCGCATCGTCGTACTGCTTGTGCTGCTGTGTTTAGGGGGCTGCGCCAAGGATCTCACCGGGAGTGAGCCCACGACGCGGGTGTCCGGGCTTCTGGAGCCGAAGATCACCTACCTGGGTGTTGGCGGCTGGCTGTTGCACTGGAAGGGGGAGTCCCTGCTATTCGCGCCGTCTTTTAGTAATCCGGCCTTTCCGCCGGTCTTCGTTTCCGCCAATCAGTCGCGGATCGACCGCTATATGCCGGAGTCAGCCAACACCACTGCAGTGCTGATAGGCCATGCGCACTACGACCATCTGATGGATGTGCCGTGGATCATCCAGCGGCATGCGCCCAAGGCCACCGCCTACGGTTCTACCACCGCCGGTCACATCCTGGCGGGGGCCAAGCCGGCACCCAGGTTCGTGGACATGGAGCGGAAGATGGTGCCGGTGATGTGCGGTAGCCGCGCCTGCCCCCAGGTGAATCCCCAGGAGAAGTGGGAACGGGCAGGCCACTTTCGCTTCATGGCCATCGAGAGTCAGCACGCGCCGCACTTCGCCGGCATCGATCTCCTGCCGGGCAGCTACGGCGCCGACCTGGACGACTTGCCAACCTACGTCCGCGCCTGGCGCGAGGGCACGACCCTGGCCTGGCTGGTGGACCTGCTGGATGAGCAGGGTGAGCCGGTTTACCGCATCCATTACCAGGACTCGGCCAGCAACCCGCCCTATGGTTTTCCACCCATCCTGCAGGATGGCAAGGGCGTAGATGCGGCGATCATCTGTGCCGCCTCCACCGACCAGGTGGCGCAATACCCGGATGCTTTGCTGAAGGTGCTCAAGCCTCGACTGCTGCTGATCGGCCACTGGGAAGACTTCTTCGGCAACGACCCGGAGCGGCCGCAGCTGATTCGCCTGCAGGGCCATCAGCAAGTGGAACTGGCGGGGCGATTGCGCAAGGCCTACCCCAATACGGTAATGCCCTATCCGCTGACCGAGGTGGCGTTGCCGCCGCCTGAGTAG
- a CDS encoding GFA family protein has protein sequence MDRFTGGCLCGDVRIVASGRPYRVGLCHCLDCRKHHGALFHASAVFPQAAVTIEGETRDYAGRFFCPRCGSSVFGRMGDEVEVNLGTLDAPDQLMPTYELWTVRRESWLPAFPLARHYERDRDDTSRYED, from the coding sequence ATGGATCGATTCACCGGCGGTTGCCTGTGTGGCGATGTGCGGATAGTGGCGTCCGGACGTCCGTACCGGGTCGGCCTTTGTCACTGCCTGGATTGTCGCAAGCATCACGGGGCGCTTTTTCACGCATCGGCAGTATTCCCCCAGGCGGCAGTGACCATCGAAGGCGAAACGCGCGATTACGCCGGGCGTTTTTTCTGTCCCCGCTGCGGTTCATCCGTATTCGGCCGCATGGGAGACGAAGTCGAGGTGAACCTGGGCACCCTGGATGCCCCGGACCAATTGATGCCCACCTACGAGCTCTGGACTGTCCGCCGCGAGTCCTGGCTGCCGGCGTTCCCGCTCGCGAGGCATTACGAGCGCGACCGTGACGATACGAGCCGCTACGAGGACTAG
- a CDS encoding STAS/SEC14 domain-containing protein, translating into MFQVMRSGENRVDVSFSGKLDSNEMRAVIAQLAQQTEGIAHGRMLYRVGEFQMPTLGAMAVEVSQIPQLFKVVRRFDRMAVVADKPWVRKVSEVEGALIPGLTIKAFESQQTAEAEAWLQH; encoded by the coding sequence ATGTTCCAGGTAATGCGTAGTGGTGAGAATCGGGTCGATGTCAGTTTCTCCGGCAAGCTCGATAGCAACGAGATGCGAGCAGTTATTGCCCAGCTGGCTCAGCAGACCGAAGGAATCGCCCATGGCCGGATGCTCTATCGGGTCGGCGAATTCCAAATGCCGACATTGGGCGCCATGGCCGTCGAGGTCTCGCAGATTCCTCAACTGTTCAAGGTGGTGCGCCGGTTCGATCGCATGGCGGTAGTCGCCGACAAGCCGTGGGTGAGGAAAGTCAGCGAGGTGGAAGGAGCGTTGATTCCCGGGCTGACGATCAAGGCCTTCGAGTCGCAGCAGACCGCCGAAGCCGAGGCCTGGTTGCAGCACTAG
- a CDS encoding patatin-like phospholipase family protein, which produces MSAIQIKFPALTVRAGRRALTRIREQGLQPADVGILPGAAGGPKALGIQGLDLALFGDWLPRAPRERALIGASIGSWRFASACLPDPAESIRRLGDLYTRQRFPKGVSMAEVSRLCGLMLDDLLQGRDAQVLANPHYRLNVVVVKSHGLLAHDQRGALGLGLSSVIGSNLLGRPRLARHFERIILHDARQVPPLAPLSDFPSRFHTLDQSNLRHALLASGSIPLVMEGVRDIPGAGPGTYRDGGLLDYHLDLPYHPGGVVLYPHFTDKVVPGWFDKGLPWRKGDAERLQDVLLISPSSDYLATLPHGKLPDRKDFKRYLGDDAGRERYWRKAMAESQRLGDEFLELVDTGKLSERLQSL; this is translated from the coding sequence ATGAGCGCCATCCAGATCAAATTCCCCGCCCTCACCGTCCGCGCCGGCCGCCGCGCCCTGACGCGCATTCGCGAGCAGGGCCTGCAGCCGGCCGACGTCGGCATCCTGCCAGGCGCTGCGGGCGGCCCCAAGGCTCTGGGCATCCAGGGGCTGGACCTGGCGCTGTTCGGCGATTGGCTGCCACGCGCCCCGCGGGAACGCGCGCTGATCGGCGCCTCCATCGGCTCCTGGCGCTTCGCCAGCGCCTGCCTGCCAGACCCGGCGGAAAGCATCCGCCGCCTGGGTGACCTGTACACCCGCCAGCGCTTTCCCAAGGGCGTGAGCATGGCCGAGGTGAGCCGGCTCTGCGGCCTGATGCTGGACGATCTGCTCCAGGGCCGCGATGCCCAGGTTCTGGCCAACCCCCATTACCGGCTGAACGTCGTGGTGGTGAAGAGCCACGGCCTGCTCGCCCACGATCAGCGCGGCGCCCTGGGTCTGGGGCTGTCGTCGGTGATCGGCAGCAACCTGCTGGGCCGGCCACGCCTGGCCCGGCACTTCGAACGGATCATTCTCCACGACGCCCGCCAGGTCCCGCCGCTGGCTCCGCTGTCCGATTTCCCCTCCCGCTTCCACACGCTGGACCAAAGCAACCTGCGTCATGCCTTGCTCGCGTCGGGTTCGATTCCCCTGGTGATGGAAGGCGTGCGCGACATCCCCGGTGCCGGCCCGGGGACCTACCGTGACGGCGGCCTGCTCGACTATCACCTGGACCTGCCCTACCACCCCGGTGGCGTTGTGCTCTACCCGCACTTCACCGACAAGGTGGTGCCCGGCTGGTTCGACAAGGGCCTGCCCTGGCGCAAGGGCGATGCCGAGCGGCTGCAGGATGTGCTGCTGATTTCCCCGTCGAGCGATTACCTGGCCACCCTGCCCCATGGCAAGCTGCCCGACCGCAAGGACTTCAAGCGCTACCTCGGCGACGATGCCGGGCGCGAGCGCTACTGGCGCAAGGCCATGGCCGAGAGCCAGCGCCTGGGTGACGAATTTCTCGAACTGGTGGACACCGGCAAACTGAGCGAACGCCTGCAGAGCCTCTGA
- the hmpA gene encoding NO-inducible flavohemoprotein yields the protein MLSSQVRAIVKSTVPLLETGGEALTTHFYKMMLSEYPEVRPLFNQAHQASGDQARALANGVLMYARHIDQLEVLGPLVSRIVAKHVALQILPEHYPIVGSCLLRSIREVLGEEIATDEVIAAWGEAYNLLAGLLIGAEEEVYAASAEAPGGWRGARAFRVERKVRESEEITSFYMVPADGGAVMDFAPGQFIGLRLDVEGEEARRNYSLSAAPNGRSYRISVKREKGGKVSNFLHDQVREGDLLDLFAPAGDFVLRHSEKPLVLITAGVGITPALAMLEAARHGERSIHFIHCARNGDVHAFRDWVEGVAASTQHLKHFFCYSEPKQGDSANATGLLTRERLAEWLPSDRDVDAYFLGPKGFMAQVKKHLRELGVPESQSHHEFFGPASALEA from the coding sequence ATGCTGTCCAGCCAAGTTCGTGCAATCGTCAAGTCCACCGTCCCGCTTCTGGAAACCGGTGGCGAAGCCCTGACCACTCACTTCTACAAGATGATGCTCTCCGAGTATCCGGAAGTGCGCCCGCTGTTCAACCAGGCCCACCAGGCCAGCGGCGACCAGGCGCGCGCCCTTGCCAACGGCGTGCTGATGTATGCCCGCCACATCGACCAACTCGAAGTGCTGGGCCCGCTGGTGAGCCGCATCGTGGCCAAGCACGTTGCACTGCAGATCCTGCCGGAACACTACCCGATAGTGGGCAGTTGCCTGCTGCGTTCCATTCGCGAGGTGCTGGGTGAAGAGATTGCCACGGACGAAGTGATCGCCGCATGGGGCGAAGCGTACAACCTGTTGGCCGGCCTGCTGATCGGCGCCGAGGAAGAGGTGTACGCCGCCAGCGCCGAAGCGCCCGGGGGCTGGCGTGGTGCTCGTGCCTTCCGCGTCGAGCGCAAGGTGAGGGAAAGCGAGGAGATCACGTCCTTCTACATGGTGCCCGCCGATGGCGGCGCGGTGATGGACTTTGCGCCTGGCCAGTTCATCGGTCTGCGCCTGGACGTCGAGGGCGAGGAAGCCCGCCGCAACTACTCGCTGTCCGCCGCGCCCAATGGCCGCAGCTACCGCATCAGCGTAAAGCGTGAAAAGGGTGGCAAGGTGTCCAACTTCCTGCACGACCAGGTGCGGGAAGGGGATCTGCTGGACCTCTTCGCGCCAGCCGGTGACTTCGTGCTGCGCCATAGCGAGAAGCCCCTGGTGCTGATCACGGCCGGTGTCGGTATCACGCCCGCCCTGGCGATGCTGGAAGCGGCCCGCCATGGCGAGCGCTCCATCCACTTCATCCACTGTGCGCGCAACGGCGATGTGCATGCCTTCCGCGACTGGGTGGAAGGCGTTGCCGCGAGCACGCAACACCTCAAGCACTTCTTCTGCTACAGCGAGCCGAAGCAGGGCGATAGTGCCAACGCTACCGGCCTGCTCACCCGTGAGCGCCTGGCCGAATGGCTGCCCAGCGACCGTGATGTCGATGCCTACTTCCTCGGGCCCAAGGGTTTCATGGCCCAGGTGAAGAAGCATCTGCGCGAGCTCGGCGTACCTGAAAGCCAATCCCACCACGAGTTCTTTGGGCCGGCCAGCGCTCTGGAGGCCTGA
- a CDS encoding putative adenosine monophosphate-protein transferase Fic: protein MVDKHGTGQDPYCYPGTTVLRNRLGLADDKALNDAERSLSEIAASEIEFAPPPYGLPALQRIHRQLFGDIYDWAGELRTLDISRGDTHFCIESRVEPEAEKLFATVAAANWLEGLGRGELISAAAELYGDLNMIHPFRDGNGRAQRILFEHIIVNAGYEISWWPVEEGEWLGANVDAVVCDYVALVRIFERCIGRPIG, encoded by the coding sequence ATGGTCGACAAGCACGGAACCGGCCAGGACCCGTACTGCTATCCCGGCACCACGGTTCTTCGCAATCGCCTCGGCCTTGCCGATGACAAGGCGCTCAATGATGCCGAGCGCAGCCTCTCTGAAATCGCCGCCAGCGAAATCGAATTCGCACCTCCTCCTTATGGTTTGCCCGCACTCCAGCGCATCCACCGCCAGCTGTTCGGGGATATCTACGATTGGGCTGGCGAATTGCGCACTCTGGATATCTCAAGGGGAGACACCCACTTCTGCATCGAGAGCCGCGTCGAACCCGAGGCTGAGAAACTCTTCGCTACCGTGGCGGCGGCCAACTGGCTGGAGGGGCTGGGGCGCGGCGAGCTGATCAGCGCGGCCGCCGAGCTCTACGGCGACCTGAACATGATTCACCCCTTCCGCGACGGCAATGGCCGTGCCCAGCGCATCCTGTTCGAGCACATCATCGTCAATGCCGGCTACGAGATCAGTTGGTGGCCGGTGGAGGAGGGTGAGTGGCTGGGGGCCAATGTCGACGCTGTGGTCTGCGACTACGTCGCGCTGGTCCGCATTTTCGAGCGGTGCATTGGGCGGCCGATTGGTTGA